Below is a window of Arabidopsis thaliana chromosome 2, partial sequence DNA.
taaatatttaatagattaaaaaattaaaaaattgtaaatactctaatttgattatttaaaaatagatatataattaaaatatttatagcaTGTGACATGTTAAACGTAATGTATTATATGCTTGTTTAAATAAGGTTTGAcacttctaaatattttaaaatttgatattgtaAGCAAATTTTCATTAGAAttctaaaatgaaaacatgGATTCCATGCATGGGTTGAATTTGGTATTATTATATACCAAACATATGTTCATACTATATTGGACTATGTAAAATTCCGtaattatatgaaacaaaCTTCTAtttcaacaaccaaaaaagttaaaattcaaaaaagatCTCctaaattaactaaaaaaaatagctAACTAGGACTTATTGCTATTGATTCCATGATCCCTATACTTCCTTAGTTAATACATTTTAGATATGGttcatttataatatttagacttttgatatatgcaatcttattttgttgttgctattttttttttttcacttactattataatatatgaaaatttgattctggaatatataatatattaacaaaaaaaattttaaccCATGTTGTAGCATGAGTCATAAtctaatatgtatatatatatatatgtatatatatatatatatatatatatatatatatgaaaagaaaatctttatGTTGAGTCATGGcaataataaatattgtttgacgttggtagattgtttttttaccGTCTGATTTCCTTATCTTGTGCTCATCCACCGACTTCTCAAAAACAAGAGGAACCAAAGACTCATGGATTTTAATGGGAGTACGAATCTGGAGATTGCGaattccaaaaagaaagaatgtaCCCACCGTTAAATACATCTTTATGCAATTTGTAGCACACATAGGGAACAAAAGAGAATACGCTGTCACTAAGTCACATTGGTTGATTTTCatcttaaaaagttttatgaGTCTCTAGATACGCTACATATAGGTAATAAAAGCATAAAAGTTGCGACTAAAAATTTGTAAGATACACCATAATCATCTCTCCAACAAAAGATGGCAAGAATAACCACAATATGAAGATATGATGAGACACAATCCATGGGATGTACAAGTTGCGCACACTGGCAGGGCCGGAATATCTATTCATTGatgtcaaataaatttttacaaaaactgcaattttcttcttcatacaCTTGTAGTATGCAATTAGTATATGGCATCCACAAAATACTAAACATTTATACCCTATTTACTTCTGAAAACTGAAATTTCtataatagattttttaagtaataacttgttttggaaagaaaaaaacataatactttatatatatttctaacattaaataatatacaattaattttggatttattcaTGATTTACATGTTAGACCCAATCTTAACGCCTAACAATTTATGGAGAATTAGTGctaaataaatttacattaaatatccatatatatactacGGTTCAGATATTGTTTAAAATTCGGATTATTTTTTGCatgtaataatttaaaataattataaatagcagaaaatagaaaaattttaaaatttattccaaaaatggccactataaaaaatattttcctcgttatttgttaaaatttgataggttagcattaaaacaaaaaaaagtagttaaataattaatttgacGAGTAGTAAGAATATTCGATCAAAATGTATTTAACATcttttaaacagaaaaaatcctttttcttattatccTTTTTATAAGTATTCTAACTTttctataataaaaattatgtatattatcatatattcatagattatatttttcatgacctatttaaaaatatttccaaaagaaaaactgtataaaaatattattatttttgtaagttttagtattatttttcaCAACTATTCTGacttattaatatatatatatatatatatatatatatatatcaatatatcatgttataaaaaagtaaataaaaaataattagtgaGCGAATTAAAATCGGAAAGATATTAAAATACAAGACATGAACAAATTAACCCAAATAAATTTGTAGAAAACCATTACTGGTTTACCACGCAACAAACCTAAGATTGGTCATATACCAACTAAATAAAGTGAAAAACGTTATTTTCTGTATGCACGACCCTACACTTGTCTTAAATTTAAGAAGGTTTTGTTTAGGACTAATACAAGAGGGGAGGCAGAAAAAGGAGTATTGGGTCTAAGAGGCACCGCAAGAAGGAGACGATCTTTATGTGCTGATATGCATATGCTCTTTGGGTAGCTTGGATTCACAAGTTGTTGTTTAGGAGACGATCCTTTTGGCCTAAAAAAACAGAGgttattaattagttatagATTTGGAGATCTCTACTTTGCACCGTGATATGACAATGCAATTTAGCAAATGCCACTAAAGAGAGTTGTGACCAgcatatttctaatttttattttttgtcatgGGACCAAATCCTTAGGTATCGCGtgtaaaacataaacattttcattttatgaATACTTACATTCTTaggaaggaaaacaaaaattctaaGTGTGTAGTTTCATTCAATCTTGCAGCCTATCCTCTTAAGGAAGTTTCGCCATACATTACGTTAAAGTAtgtgaaaacaaagaaagcaaGACTTCACTTTGGATGATGCAAAATgttagaaaacaacaaaaacatgatgcaaaatgttagaaaacaaatcttataaaatagTCTTTAATATAATGTACACTGTGCAAGTGTTATCGTCGGGTGATGTCGGGTAATATAGTGTACGACTTCGCTCGTattgtaatttgtttaattattttaataaaaaggaGACTGTTCTCCCCTTCTCtaccaaaaaaagtatatatatatatatatatatatatatatatatatatatatatatttattttcgtGTTTTGTCTCCAGATTCCAAGATGATGGATTCGTACTATAGTGTTTTTAATGCAGACGTCATGTTGCAAATAAGACACTTTTTGGTGTTTAAATAACAGCGCATGTGTTCAATTTCATAGGTATCTCCCAAGTCCGAACGATGACATTCTTCTCTCCCACTCAGGTGTTTTTGAACTACAGGGGAGAACAACTGCGTCGCAGCTTCGTGAGCCACCTCATTGATGCCTTTGAAAGGAATGAGATCAACTTCTTCGTAGACAAATACGAACAGAGAGGCAAAGACCtcaaaaatctctttcttaGGATCCAAGAGTCGAAGATCGCGCTTGCCATCTTCTCAACCAGGTTTGTACTATTCTTTCAAATTATtcagaagattcaagaaaattaatcatccttattttgatttcagatACACGGAGTCAAGCTGGTGTTTGGATGAGTTGGTGAAGATAAAGAAACTtgctgataaaaaaaaactccatgTCATTCCAATTTTCTACAAGGTGAAGGTAGAAGACGTTCGAAAACAGACAGGTGAGTTTGGTGACAACTTCTGGACGCTGGCAAAGGTTTCAAGTGGTGATCAGATCAAGAAATGGAAAGAAGCCTTGGAATGTATCCCCAACAAGATGGGTTTGTCGTTGGGAGACAAGAGGTACTTATCCACTTACATTCactaaatcttcttctttttgtatagaattaagttatatattcttttttttggcagtTCTGAAGCAGATTTCATCAAGGAAGTTGTTAAGGCGGTTCAGTGTGTTGTAGCAACGATTGgacttgaggaagaagaagagaatcattttgggaaaaagaagagaaaggattGCAAATGTGAGCTTCCTGATTTGAAGAAAAGCAGAACCAAAAAGTTGTGACGTAAGAAAATGTTTTGCAATTTGTATGGATATGGACTCTCCTTTCTAGttgtgttatttatttattgaaggTACATTAATTTTCTCTAAATGTTGCAAgattaatcaattaattaagGTCTTATATCACCATTCTCCGTGTTTCCCCTGTACCACAAACattatattacaataaaaaaacaaaatccaactTCCTCAAGATTCCTCATTTGATCATACATAAGATGTGACATGCTTGCTTTCTGAACCTGGTAGATTTTCTTAGTTTCACGCAGTCGGATGTTTACATCTTCTAACATTTCAGAAAGCATCCACTATAACTAAGATTTTCttagtttctcttttgataTCCACTATAATCCAACGGAAatgttgg
It encodes the following:
- a CDS encoding Toll-Interleukin-Resistance (TIR) domain family protein (Toll-Interleukin-Resistance (TIR) domain family protein; FUNCTIONS IN: transmembrane receptor activity; INVOLVED IN: signal transduction, defense response, innate immune response; LOCATED IN: intrinsic to membrane; CONTAINS InterPro DOMAIN/s: Toll-Interleukin receptor (InterPro:IPR000157); BEST Arabidopsis thaliana protein match is: Toll-Interleukin-Resistance (TIR) domain family protein (TAIR:AT2G03300.1); Has 1604 Blast hits to 1539 proteins in 51 species: Archae - 0; Bacteria - 3; Metazoa - 0; Fungi - 0; Plants - 1599; Viruses - 0; Other Eukaryotes - 2 (source: NCBI BLink).), translated to MTFFSPTQVFLNYRGEQLRRSFVSHLIDAFERNEINFFVDKYEQRGKDLKNLFLRIQESKIALAIFSTRYTESSWCLDELVKIKKLADKKKLHVIPIFYKVKVEDVRKQTGEFGDNFWTLAKVSSGDQIKKWKEALECIPNKMGLSLGDKSSEADFIKEVVKAVQCVVATIGLEEEEENHFGKKKRKDCKCELPDLKKSRTKKL